The following are from one region of the Paenibacillus protaetiae genome:
- a CDS encoding cache domain-containing sensor histidine kinase, whose product MMPGRRFEPLFPLKSIQSSISFAFSCLILIIIAVTTLVSYRLTVDSVERNSQKYVGEVINQVNYNIQSYIDNMENISQLAMGNKDVKYYISSNTFIGDEERRSYEKKISDLFQTIIQSRKDIADIMVFSYYNGRFVSDRRITSLNPYTKLYKQDWYINAMSQGGRSVITSPHVQNIFQNEYRWVVSLSRELKSTDGIQGEGILLVDLKLNVINDICSNIHLGDKGYVFIVDKQGNIVYHPQQQLIYSNLRNEQIAKVLAAKSGSSFMTSDNEGKRIYSVQDTNFGWKIVGVAYTDELIVNKEAIRKSIIWYALFGITLTLLLSILLSHQLSRPIKNLRRDMKLVEKGNFNIQTEIGAMNEIGQLGRTFNLMVGQIRNLMQEIIVTQEHKRKSELQLLQSQINPHFLYNTLDSIVWMAEQKQHEEVVLMTSALAKLFRASIAKDQELVPIQVEIEHITNYLLIQKMRYEEQLDYRIEIAEHISAYKTLKILLQPFVENAIYHGIRNIGESGLIIIRGEEKDGAIRFEVEDNGFGMTETQLKQIWNPPHPSEHPSAKRGGIGIANVNERIKLYFGDAYGVQIRSELERGTIITITIPKLE is encoded by the coding sequence ATGATGCCCGGCCGCCGGTTTGAACCGCTGTTTCCGCTCAAAAGCATCCAGTCCAGCATCTCATTTGCTTTTTCCTGCCTTATTCTTATCATCATTGCCGTTACCACGCTTGTGAGCTACCGGCTCACGGTAGACTCCGTAGAGCGGAATTCGCAAAAATACGTCGGCGAAGTAATCAATCAGGTCAATTACAACATCCAGTCCTATATTGATAACATGGAAAACATTTCGCAGCTTGCCATGGGCAACAAGGACGTAAAATATTACATATCCTCCAATACGTTTATCGGCGATGAGGAACGGCGCTCCTACGAGAAAAAAATTTCAGATTTGTTCCAGACTATCATCCAGTCCCGCAAGGACATCGCGGATATTATGGTATTCAGCTATTATAACGGCCGGTTTGTATCTGACCGGAGGATTACCAGCTTGAATCCGTATACGAAGCTGTACAAGCAGGACTGGTATATTAACGCAATGAGCCAGGGCGGACGCTCTGTTATTACATCGCCGCATGTCCAAAATATTTTCCAGAACGAATACCGCTGGGTCGTCTCGCTCAGCCGCGAGCTGAAAAGCACGGATGGCATTCAGGGCGAAGGCATTTTGCTTGTTGATCTGAAGCTGAACGTCATAAACGATATTTGCAGCAACATCCACCTCGGCGATAAAGGCTACGTCTTTATCGTGGACAAGCAGGGCAATATCGTGTACCACCCGCAGCAGCAGCTCATATACAGCAATCTCCGCAACGAGCAGATCGCGAAGGTGCTGGCCGCCAAAAGCGGAAGCTCGTTTATGACCAGCGACAATGAAGGCAAACGGATCTACTCCGTGCAGGATACGAATTTCGGCTGGAAAATCGTTGGCGTCGCGTATACGGACGAGCTGATCGTCAACAAGGAAGCGATCCGCAAGTCGATTATTTGGTACGCTCTCTTCGGCATTACGCTGACATTGCTCCTGTCGATTTTGCTGTCTCACCAGCTCTCGCGTCCCATCAAAAACTTGCGCCGCGATATGAAGCTCGTTGAGAAGGGAAACTTCAATATTCAGACCGAGATCGGCGCTATGAACGAAATCGGCCAGCTTGGCCGCACATTTAATTTGATGGTTGGCCAAATCCGCAACTTGATGCAGGAAATAATCGTAACGCAGGAGCATAAGCGGAAAAGCGAGCTGCAGCTGCTGCAATCGCAAATCAATCCGCATTTTTTGTACAATACGCTGGATTCCATCGTCTGGATGGCGGAGCAGAAGCAGCATGAAGAAGTCGTGCTCATGACCTCAGCCTTGGCCAAGCTGTTCCGGGCAAGCATCGCGAAAGATCAGGAGCTTGTTCCGATTCAGGTGGAGATCGAGCATATTACCAATTATTTGCTCATCCAGAAAATGCGCTATGAAGAGCAGCTCGATTACCGGATTGAAATTGCGGAGCACATCTCCGCCTACAAAACGTTAAAAATATTGCTGCAGCCTTTTGTTGAAAACGCGATTTACCACGGAATCCGAAACATTGGCGAATCCGGCCTTATTATTATCCGCGGCGAGGAAAAGGACGGCGCTATCCGGTTCGAAGTCGAAGACAACGGCTTTGGCATGACCGAAACCCAATTGAAACAGATCTGGAACCCGCCGCATCCTTCCGAGCATCCTTCCGCCAAACGCGGCGGCATCGGCATCGCCAATGTAAATGAACGGATCAAGCTGTATTTCGGTGATGCCTACGGCGTTCAAATTCGGAGCGAACTCGAGCGCGGCACTATCATTACGATTACGATCCCGAAACTTGAGTAG
- a CDS encoding response regulator, producing the protein MYKAIIVDDEAVVRRGLRAAIDWNACGFELLGDYTNGREAWEAVAELKPDLILSDISMPIMDGLELAASVAAHYPYMKMVILTGYDEFEYAQQAIRLKVSDFILKPVTASEMKDLLLKIRSEMDEEAARHEDISRLQSLLRQSFPLLKERFLERLAAAGLSREELKERLAYFELPELSPPYLITAIDIDDFNHDEWARSELDEEMLRLAAIDLAEESVKHTAALLFRSREEKMVLILSGPCEEHALYEEAFRIAEDIRHRIERYLKFTVTAGIGQVCLSSEYLPSSYKSALAALDYRFMFGKNRIISIRDIEGKKRTTLPIDWDDDRKLAAAVKAGSLQDVHALIEQLVAGLKSAMLPIEACFLYTQKVVLALLGAIQELGTADKEISLDQAGLMMKVYQLHTLDEIESWMKETAGSVIQLIADNRNHYITMQIARAVQYIEEHYTLEKLSLQDICRYVHMSTSYFSLVFKKQTGVTFIEYLTRTRIVKAKELLQHSSLKLYEIAGKVGYADPNYFSILFKKHAGVTPREFRDSCAQELKP; encoded by the coding sequence ATGTATAAAGCGATCATTGTCGACGACGAAGCCGTTGTAAGAAGAGGCCTTCGGGCTGCGATTGACTGGAACGCCTGCGGCTTTGAGCTGTTAGGCGATTATACGAACGGGCGCGAAGCTTGGGAAGCGGTTGCCGAGCTGAAGCCGGATCTCATTCTTTCCGATATCAGCATGCCGATTATGGATGGCCTTGAGCTTGCCGCTTCCGTCGCCGCCCATTACCCCTATATGAAAATGGTCATTCTGACCGGCTACGATGAATTCGAATACGCGCAGCAGGCGATCCGGCTGAAAGTATCCGATTTTATATTAAAGCCTGTCACTGCCAGCGAAATGAAAGATTTGCTCCTCAAAATCCGTTCCGAAATGGATGAAGAAGCCGCCCGCCACGAAGACATCAGCAGGCTGCAGTCGCTGCTCCGCCAAAGCTTCCCGCTTCTCAAGGAACGGTTTCTGGAACGGCTTGCCGCCGCCGGGCTCAGCCGCGAAGAGCTGAAAGAGCGGCTCGCTTATTTTGAACTGCCCGAGCTTTCCCCGCCTTATTTAATAACCGCCATAGACATTGACGATTTTAACCACGATGAATGGGCCCGCAGCGAGCTGGATGAAGAAATGCTCCGGTTAGCCGCGATTGATCTGGCCGAAGAAAGCGTCAAACATACAGCTGCCTTGCTGTTCCGCTCCCGCGAGGAAAAAATGGTGCTAATTTTGTCCGGACCATGTGAAGAACACGCCCTTTACGAGGAAGCGTTCCGCATCGCCGAAGATATCCGCCACCGGATTGAACGGTATTTGAAATTTACGGTTACGGCCGGCATCGGGCAAGTATGCCTGTCCTCCGAATATTTGCCCTCCTCTTACAAAAGCGCGCTTGCCGCGCTGGATTACCGGTTTATGTTCGGCAAAAACCGCATTATCAGCATCCGCGATATCGAAGGCAAAAAAAGAACCACCCTGCCGATCGACTGGGACGACGACCGCAAGCTTGCCGCCGCTGTCAAAGCCGGGTCGCTCCAGGACGTTCATGCGCTGATCGAGCAGCTTGTCGCCGGTCTCAAATCGGCCATGCTGCCGATCGAGGCTTGTTTCCTCTATACGCAAAAAGTCGTTCTGGCGCTGCTGGGAGCCATACAGGAGCTTGGAACCGCTGATAAGGAGATTTCATTGGACCAGGCGGGTCTTATGATGAAGGTGTACCAGCTCCATACGCTGGACGAGATTGAAAGCTGGATGAAAGAAACCGCCGGCTCCGTCATTCAGCTGATCGCCGACAACCGGAACCATTACATCACGATGCAAATTGCCCGCGCCGTGCAATATATTGAAGAGCATTATACCCTTGAAAAGCTGTCGCTGCAGGACATTTGCCGTTACGTGCATATGAGCACCAGCTATTTCAGCCTGGTCTTCAAAAAACAAACCGGCGTAACGTTTATTGAATATTTAACCCGCACGCGGATTGTAAAAGCTAAAGAGCTGCTGCAGCACAGCTCGCTTAAACTGTATGAAATCGCCGGAAAGGTAGGCTATGCCGATCCGAATTACTTCAGCATTTTGTTCAAAAAACATGCCGGCGTAACGCCGCGCGAGTTCCGGGACAGCTGCGCGCAGGAGTTAAAGCCATGA
- a CDS encoding S-layer homology domain-containing protein — MALWKTTSTVSASIVLAASMLAGSAFAASGFTDIGQSQAKEQIEALYDKGIVTGVTSTAFEPKSSIDAAQGVALIARTFNLSLAAIDFKEAPIANQLFPKVANDAWYAESFINAHFNGLDIPESVDPAQTMTREQFVHYVVQGLESTGQYPLIKMYIPITDEDSINVEYQGTIERALLYKIVSLDDNGNFHPEAPVTREEAAAVLYNALQFVEAHADSGAGSGDTSSGSSETNS, encoded by the coding sequence ATGGCTTTATGGAAAACAACTTCAACCGTTTCGGCGTCGATTGTGCTTGCTGCATCTATGCTGGCTGGCAGCGCGTTTGCGGCATCCGGCTTTACGGATATTGGGCAATCGCAGGCCAAGGAACAAATTGAAGCGCTTTATGACAAAGGGATCGTGACAGGGGTGACGAGCACGGCTTTCGAACCGAAGTCAAGTATTGACGCTGCACAAGGCGTAGCGCTTATTGCAAGAACGTTTAACCTTAGTCTGGCTGCTATTGATTTTAAGGAAGCGCCTATTGCTAACCAGTTGTTCCCGAAGGTGGCGAATGACGCGTGGTATGCGGAAAGCTTCATCAACGCCCATTTCAACGGCTTGGACATACCGGAATCGGTTGATCCGGCTCAAACGATGACACGCGAGCAATTCGTCCACTATGTTGTGCAGGGCTTGGAGTCGACCGGACAATATCCGCTTATTAAAATGTACATTCCGATTACCGATGAAGATTCGATAAATGTGGAATATCAAGGCACGATTGAGCGCGCTTTGCTGTATAAAATCGTGTCGCTGGACGATAACGGCAACTTCCATCCGGAGGCGCCGGTGACCCGCGAGGAAGCGGCGGCGGTGCTGTATAATGCGCTGCAGTTTGTTGAAGCGCATGCAGATTCCGGCGCAGGAAGCGGCGATACCAGCAGCGGCAGCAGCGAAACAAACAGCTGA
- a CDS encoding CYTH domain-containing protein has translation MNHSNVEIERKYLLGRYPEAELASGGLRLVERKHIYQTYLAFSGDQEIRIRKLVVEAGEAQGTEQYTHTFKRGTGLSREEIEYPISRQVYEQLLGLGELVPLQKTRTTVEDRNGRLFDMDDYAGLQLLTVEAEFASEQEALSFQPPEWFGRELGNEEEFRNKKLWLDLQTSGIVGRERKE, from the coding sequence ATGAATCACTCAAATGTGGAAATTGAACGAAAATATTTACTCGGGCGTTACCCGGAAGCGGAGCTTGCATCCGGCGGGCTGCGTCTCGTTGAACGAAAGCATATTTATCAAACCTATCTGGCGTTTAGCGGCGATCAGGAAATCCGGATCCGCAAGCTTGTGGTCGAAGCGGGCGAAGCCCAAGGAACGGAACAATATACGCATACGTTTAAGCGCGGCACCGGCTTATCCCGGGAAGAAATCGAATACCCGATTTCACGGCAAGTGTATGAGCAGCTCCTGGGTCTCGGGGAGCTTGTTCCGCTTCAGAAGACGCGGACAACCGTCGAGGACCGGAACGGCCGCCTGTTCGATATGGATGACTACGCGGGACTTCAGCTGCTGACCGTAGAAGCGGAATTTGCTTCCGAGCAGGAAGCATTGTCGTTCCAGCCGCCGGAATGGTTCGGGCGGGAGCTGGGCAATGAAGAGGAATTCCGCAACAAGAAGCTGTGGCTTGATTTGCAAACAAGCGGTATCGTGGGCCGGGAAAGGAAGGAATAA
- a CDS encoding MalY/PatB family protein, producing the protein MKYDFDRIIDRTGTRAVKWDSQFLDKVMDAKDALPLWVADTDFPAPEVVVEALRSRVEHRIFGYPYADDAYYDSVIYWMDKRHGWPVRKEWISIMPGIVPALSFIVRAFTEPGEGVIIQEPVYAPFRQTIEGHGRQLLNNKLVETDSGYCIDYEDLESKAAMPAAKLLILCNPHNPVGRVWSEEELRKVGDICLKHGVLVVSDEIHHDLILFGNKHTCYAKLGEQYAAQSIVCTAPSKTFNIAGLSTSNIITPNPALKKRLDKEMNLFHVGGANLLGLTAAAAAYSPEGEEWLEQLLAYLEGNAVFVKNFLAEKLPKVRYRLPEGTYLAWLDFRGIMGSSKQLERTIKKEAKVLLNPGFGFGEGGDGFMRLNFGCPRAVLEEALERISRPFQV; encoded by the coding sequence ATGAAATATGATTTTGACCGGATCATTGACCGTACCGGAACGAGGGCTGTGAAATGGGACAGCCAGTTTCTGGACAAGGTGATGGATGCAAAAGATGCGCTGCCGCTATGGGTGGCGGACACGGACTTCCCGGCTCCGGAAGTTGTTGTCGAAGCGCTCCGCAGCCGGGTGGAGCATCGGATCTTTGGTTATCCTTATGCGGATGACGCTTATTACGACTCGGTTATTTACTGGATGGATAAACGGCACGGCTGGCCGGTCCGGAAGGAATGGATATCTATAATGCCGGGTATAGTGCCGGCGTTAAGTTTTATTGTCCGCGCCTTTACGGAGCCGGGAGAAGGCGTCATCATTCAGGAGCCGGTATACGCGCCTTTCCGGCAGACGATTGAAGGCCACGGCCGGCAGCTGCTGAACAACAAGCTCGTAGAAACGGACAGCGGTTATTGCATCGATTACGAAGATTTGGAGAGCAAGGCTGCCATGCCGGCTGCCAAGCTGCTTATTTTATGCAATCCGCATAACCCGGTGGGGCGCGTATGGTCGGAGGAAGAACTCCGGAAAGTCGGGGACATCTGCTTAAAGCACGGCGTTCTTGTCGTTTCGGATGAAATTCATCACGATTTGATATTGTTTGGCAATAAGCATACATGTTACGCCAAGCTTGGCGAGCAGTACGCGGCTCAGTCGATTGTTTGCACCGCACCAAGCAAAACGTTTAATATTGCCGGCTTGTCCACATCCAACATCATTACGCCGAATCCGGCCCTCAAGAAACGGCTGGATAAAGAAATGAACTTATTTCATGTAGGCGGCGCCAACCTGCTTGGCCTTACAGCTGCGGCGGCAGCTTATTCCCCGGAGGGCGAGGAGTGGCTGGAGCAGCTGCTGGCTTATTTGGAAGGCAACGCTGTTTTTGTGAAAAATTTTTTGGCGGAGAAGCTGCCGAAAGTCCGTTACCGGCTGCCGGAAGGCACTTATTTGGCATGGCTTGATTTCCGGGGCATCATGGGAAGCAGCAAACAGCTCGAGCGTACGATAAAAAAAGAAGCAAAAGTATTGCTGAATCCGGGGTTTGGTTTCGGTGAAGGCGGGGACGGGTTTATGCGGCTGAATTTCGGCTGTCCGAGAGCGGTGCTGGAAGAAGCGCTGGAGCGCATCAGCCGGCCTTTTCAAGTATAA
- a CDS encoding HNH endonuclease, producing the protein MDQTKSIRDIQLLDPNDMRQAAAPLKRAAGSAGARSGRSRGLTSRGANKSRALHPVSHSPADTSFLKETRQGTIWMRGKTDKGRRWYQEIDKALAITLVKEKAAVVVNRHTIKRLFSNKDFRKYILTRDNYTCYFCGGYGDTIDHLLPKAKGGHTTPLNCVCACSLCNQSKADKDLETFMRGG; encoded by the coding sequence GTGGATCAAACGAAAAGCATTAGGGATATTCAGCTATTGGATCCCAACGATATGAGGCAGGCAGCAGCCCCGTTAAAGAGAGCCGCCGGGTCCGCCGGCGCAAGAAGCGGAAGATCGAGAGGATTGACGAGCCGCGGGGCCAACAAATCCAGAGCGCTTCATCCGGTGTCCCATTCGCCGGCGGATACCAGCTTTTTGAAGGAAACCCGCCAAGGGACCATCTGGATGAGAGGGAAAACGGACAAGGGCAGGCGCTGGTACCAGGAGATCGACAAGGCGCTGGCCATTACGCTGGTGAAGGAAAAAGCGGCGGTTGTCGTCAACCGCCATACGATTAAACGGCTGTTCAGCAATAAAGACTTCCGCAAATATATTTTAACCCGCGACAACTATACGTGTTATTTTTGCGGAGGATACGGCGATACGATTGACCATTTGCTGCCAAAGGCGAAAGGTGGGCACACCACGCCCCTCAACTGCGTCTGTGCCTGCAGCTTATGCAACCAGTCCAAAGCCGACAAAGATCTGGAAACGTTTATGCGTGGCGGCTGA
- the yhbH gene encoding sporulation protein YhbH, whose amino-acid sequence MTEPLFIVSREDWSLHRKGYEDQARHLDKVREAIKQNLPDIVTDESIILSDGKQTVKIPIKSIDETHFVYNYNKKQHVGQGDGDSQVGDVLGVDPQAAKGPGKGQGAGDQPGEDYMEAEISIDQLEDMLFDELELPHLEQKQRDQLETTEVVFHDVRKKGIMSNVDKKRTLIENLKRNANAGKAGIGGISPDDLRFKTWNEVIKPQSNAVVLALMDTSGSMGSFEKYCARSFFFWMTRFLRRKYEHVEIVFIAHHTEAKEVTEEEFFNRGESGGTICSSAYLKALEIIESRYPTANWNIYPFHFSDGDNLTSDNERCVKLIDKLLERSNLFGYGEVNQYNRSSTLMSAYKNISNKRFMYSIIRDKGEVYKALKTFFSKPAAGA is encoded by the coding sequence ATGACTGAACCGTTGTTTATCGTGTCGCGCGAAGACTGGTCCCTCCACCGCAAAGGGTATGAGGATCAAGCGCGGCACCTGGATAAGGTACGCGAGGCCATCAAGCAGAACTTGCCCGACATTGTAACGGATGAAAGCATTATTTTGTCGGACGGCAAGCAAACGGTCAAAATCCCGATTAAAAGCATCGACGAAACCCACTTTGTGTACAACTACAACAAAAAGCAGCATGTCGGACAAGGCGACGGCGACTCGCAGGTAGGCGATGTGCTGGGAGTCGATCCGCAGGCGGCCAAAGGCCCCGGCAAAGGGCAAGGGGCGGGCGATCAGCCCGGCGAGGATTATATGGAAGCGGAAATCAGCATCGACCAGTTGGAGGATATGCTGTTCGACGAGCTGGAGCTGCCGCATCTGGAGCAGAAGCAGCGCGATCAGCTGGAAACAACCGAAGTAGTTTTTCACGATGTGCGCAAAAAAGGCATTATGTCCAACGTGGACAAAAAACGGACGCTGATCGAAAACTTGAAACGCAATGCCAACGCAGGCAAAGCAGGCATCGGCGGCATTTCGCCGGACGATTTGAGATTCAAGACATGGAACGAGGTCATTAAGCCGCAGTCCAATGCCGTTGTTCTTGCGCTAATGGACACGAGCGGAAGCATGGGCTCATTCGAAAAATATTGCGCACGCAGCTTTTTCTTCTGGATGACGCGGTTTTTGAGAAGGAAATACGAGCATGTTGAAATTGTGTTCATCGCTCATCATACGGAAGCCAAAGAAGTAACGGAAGAGGAATTTTTCAACCGGGGCGAAAGCGGAGGCACGATCTGCTCCTCGGCTTATTTGAAGGCGCTGGAAATCATAGAAAGCCGGTACCCGACTGCGAATTGGAACATCTACCCGTTCCACTTCTCCGACGGCGACAATTTGACAAGCGACAACGAACGCTGTGTAAAGCTGATCGACAAGTTGCTGGAGAGGTCCAATCTGTTTGGCTACGGCGAGGTGAACCAGTACAACCGGAGCAGCACGCTGATGTCCGCTTACAAAAATATTAGCAACAAACGTTTTATGTATTCCATCATCCGCGATAAAGGCGAAGTGTACAAAGCGTTAAAAACCTTTTTCTCCAAGCCGGCTGCCGGAGCGTAA
- a CDS encoding exonuclease SbcCD subunit D, which translates to MKFIHTADWHLGKLVQGVYMTEDQQHVLLQLIEAIEKEKPDAVIIAGDLYDRAVPPTEAVELLDRLLERIVMELDTPVLAISGNHDSPDRLDFGTGLMESRGLYLAGKLQAALKPVVLHDQYGEVHFHLVPYADPAQVRTAFGDETIRSHDDAMRAVIERIQERMDGQARHVLIGHAFVTPGGAAEPNTSDSERPLAIGGAEHVNADYFSPFHYTALGHLHQAHFVGSERIRYAGSPLKYSISEEHHKKGYYVVEMDANGDVQIDKRELKPLRDMRRVQGMMEEIEQHEPSDDYVFVTLLNDNPVLFPMEKVRAIYPNALHVMRAPVRAESEAAAAAAGDAPSRREADPAELFGSFYYEVKGIPLSEDKRKLFEEVYAELLREEGDAL; encoded by the coding sequence ATGAAGTTTATCCATACGGCTGACTGGCACTTAGGCAAGCTGGTGCAAGGCGTATATATGACCGAAGATCAGCAGCATGTGCTGCTGCAATTAATAGAAGCGATAGAGAAGGAGAAGCCGGACGCCGTCATTATTGCCGGCGATTTATATGACCGGGCGGTGCCGCCGACAGAAGCGGTGGAACTGCTGGACCGGTTGCTGGAGCGGATCGTCATGGAGTTGGATACGCCGGTGCTGGCGATTTCCGGCAATCATGACAGTCCCGACCGGCTTGATTTCGGGACGGGGCTGATGGAAAGCCGCGGCTTGTATTTGGCCGGGAAGCTGCAAGCGGCCTTAAAGCCGGTTGTCCTGCATGACCAATACGGCGAAGTTCATTTTCATCTGGTGCCGTATGCCGACCCGGCTCAAGTTCGGACGGCCTTTGGCGATGAGACGATCCGTTCGCATGACGATGCAATGAGAGCCGTAATAGAGCGGATTCAGGAGCGGATGGACGGACAAGCCCGCCATGTGCTGATCGGGCATGCCTTCGTCACGCCGGGCGGAGCGGCGGAGCCGAATACAAGCGATTCCGAGCGGCCGCTGGCTATTGGCGGAGCGGAGCATGTCAACGCCGATTATTTCAGCCCGTTTCATTATACGGCGCTTGGCCATTTGCACCAGGCGCATTTTGTAGGCTCGGAACGTATCCGGTATGCCGGGTCTCCGCTTAAATATTCGATTTCAGAGGAACATCACAAAAAAGGTTATTACGTGGTCGAAATGGATGCAAACGGAGATGTGCAGATCGACAAACGCGAGCTGAAGCCGCTGCGCGATATGCGGCGGGTGCAGGGCATGATGGAAGAAATCGAACAGCATGAGCCAAGCGATGACTATGTATTTGTAACGCTGCTGAACGACAATCCGGTTTTATTTCCGATGGAGAAGGTACGCGCCATTTATCCGAATGCGCTTCATGTGATGCGGGCGCCGGTGCGGGCCGAATCGGAAGCTGCTGCCGCCGCTGCGGGTGATGCGCCCAGCCGCAGGGAAGCAGATCCGGCTGAGCTGTTTGGTTCTTTTTATTACGAGGTAAAGGGTATTCCGTTATCCGAAGACAAACGGAAGCTGTTTGAAGAGGTGTATGCGGAGCTGCTGCGAGAGGAGGGGGATGCGCTGTGA